A single Anopheles maculipalpis chromosome 3RL, idAnoMacuDA_375_x, whole genome shotgun sequence DNA region contains:
- the LOC126561263 gene encoding spectrin alpha chain isoform X3 translates to MEQFTPKEVRILESAEDIQERRDQVLNRYSEFKLETRQKREKLEDSRRFQYFKRDSDELESWINEKLQAASEESYRDPTNLQAKIQKHQAFEAEVSAHSNAIVVLDNTGQEMINQGHFASETIQRRLEELQRLWELLLSRLAEKGMKLQQALVLVQFLRHCEEVMFWIKDKEAFVTADEFGQDLEHVEVLQRKFDEFQKDMASQEYRVTEVNELADKLLFGGHPERETITRKKEELNEAWQRLKQLAILRQEKLFGAHEIQRFNRDADETVAWIAEKDVVLSSDDYGRDLASVQALQRKHEGVERDLAALEDKVAALGTEAGRLCSIHADHSEQIREKQAEIAAYWQSLTAKAKERKQKLDESYFLHRFLADFRDLVSWINGMKAIISADELAKDVAGAEALLERHQEHRGEIDARVDSFKLTTEAGRQLLDREHYAAAEVQEKLAALESDKGSLLVLWEDRRILYEQCMDLQLFYRDTEQADTWMAKQEAFLANEDLGDTLDSVEALIKKHEDFEKSLAAQEEKIKALDVFATKLIDGQHYAADDVAQRRAMLLARRSALQEKSSVRQRLLEDSNALQQFERDCDETKGWISEKLKFATDDSYLDPTNLNGKVQKHTNFEHELTVNKSRIEDITATGQKLSENEHYAADKVNARMQEIVTLWESLVRASDKKGCKLQEASQQQQFNRTVEDIELWLSEVEGQLLSEDYGKDLTSVQNLQKKQALLEADVMAHQDRIEGIKVAANKFVESGHFDADNIRAKEAALSKRYAALAEPMAIRKQRLLDSLQVQQLFRDLEDEAAWIREKEPVAASTNRGRDLIGVQNLIKKHQAVLAEINNHESRCAGVISNGEQMLNEQPTASEEIKLRLDALKDQWNSLKEKSNQRKQDLEDSLQAHQYFADANEAESWMREKEPIVSNQDYGKDEDSSEALLKKHEALVSDLEAFGNTIQALQEQAKNCRQQETPVVDITGKECVMALYDYTEKSPREVSMKKNDVLTLLNSNNKDWWKVEVNDRQGFVPAAYIKKIDPGLSASQQNLIDGHSIAKRQMQINSQYDNLLALARERQNKLNETVKAYVLVREAADLAAWIKDKESHAQIKDVGEDLEEVEVLQKKFDDFNDDLKANEVRLAKLNEIAIQLTSLGQTEAALKIKTQIQTLNEEWATLQTITQERASQLGSAHEVQRFHRDVDETKDWIAEKENALNNDELGKDLRGVQTLQRKHEGLERDLAALQDKIRQLDETANRLMQSHPDTAEQTYAKQKEINEEWQQVVTKAQQRKEKLLDSYDLQRFLSDYRDLSAWISSMMGLVTSEELANDVTGAEALIERHQEHRTEVDARAGTFSAFEQFGNELLQANHYAAPEIQEKIENLAKAREELERAWTARRLQLDQNLDLQLYLRDCEQAENWMSAREAFLNAEEVDSKGDNVEALIKKHEDFDKAINGHEEKIGALQVLADQLIAQEHYAGRLIDAKRQEVLDRWRHLKEDLIEKRSRLGDEQTLQQFSRDADEIENWIAEKLQLATEESYKDPANIQSKHQKHQAFEAELAANADRISSVLAMGSNLIDRNQCSGSEEAVQKRLTQIADQWEYLTQKTTEKSLKLKEANKQRTYIAAVKDLDFWLGEVESLLTSEDAGKDLASVQNLMKKHQLVEADIHAHEDRIKDMNSQADSLVESGQFDSAGIQEKRQSINERYERIRNLAAHRQARLNEANTLHQFFRDIADEESWIKEKKLLVGSDDYGRDLTGVQNLKKKHKRLEAELASHEPAIQAVQEAGEKLMDVSNLGVPEIEQRLKALNQAWTELKGLAATRGQKLDESLIYQQFLAKVEEEEAWITEKQQLLSVEDYGDSMAAVQGLMKKHDAFETDFAAHRDRCSDIRDHGQTLVTNNNHHGDSISQRCVQLDKKLENLQALATRRKTALMDNFAYLQFMWKADVVESWIADKENHVKSEEFGRDLSTVQTLLTKQETFDAGLSAFEQEGIHNITALKDQLISANHAQSAAILKRHEDVLTRWQKLRADSESRKYRLLNMQDQFRQIEDLYLTFAKKASAFNSWFENAEEDLTDPVRCNSIEEIKALREAHAAFQASLSSAQVDFQALAALDQKIKSFNVGPNPYTWFTMEALEDTWRNLQKIIEERDAELAKEVHRQEENDKLRKEFAKHANLFHQWLTETRYNILGWDKNGTSLMDGSGSLEEQFEALCHKANEIRARRGDLKKIEELGATLEEHLILDNRYTEHSTVGLAQQWDQLDQLAMRMQHNLKQQIQARNQSGVSEDSLKEFSMMFKHFDKDKSGKLNHQEFKSCLRALGYDLPMVEEGQPDPEFEEILNVVDPNRDGQVSLQEYIAFMISKETENVQSFEEIENAFRAITASDPRPRPYVTKEELYSNLTKDMADYCVQRMKPYNDPKTGHPITGALDYVEFTRTLFQN, encoded by the exons ATGGAGCAGTTTACCCCGAAGGAAGTGCGCATCCTGGAGAGCGCCGAAGACATCCAGGAGCGTCGTGATCAGGTACTGAACCGTTACAGCGAGTTCAAGCTCGAAACACGCCAGAAGCGTGAAAAGCTGGAAGATTCGCGTCGCTTCCAATACTTCAAGCGCGATTCAGACGAGCTGGAAAGCTGGATTAACGAGAAGCTGCAGGCGGCCAGCGAGGAAAGCTACCGTGATCCGACCAATTTGCAGGCGAAAATTCAAAAGCACCAAGCATTCGAGGCCGAAGTGTCGGCACACAGCAATGCGATCGTAGTGCTGGACAATACGGGCCAGGAAATGATCAACCAGGGTCATTTCGCGTCCGAAACGATCCAGCGCCGGCTGGAGGAGTTGCAGCGTCTGTGGGAACTTTTGCTGTCGCGGTTGGCGGAAAAGGGCATGAAGCTGCAGCAGGCCTTAGTGCTGGTACAGTTTCTGCGCCACTGCGAGGAAGTAATGTTCTGGATCAAGGATAAGGAAGCGTTCGTGACGGCGGACGAGTTCGGGCAGGATTTGGAGCATGTGGAGGTGTTGCAGCGCAAGTTCGACGAGTTCCAGAAGGATATGGCCTCGCAGGAGTATCGCGTGACGGAGGTGAACGAGCTGGCGGACAAGCTGCTGTTCGGTGGCCACCCGGAGCGGGAAACGATAACGCGCAAGAAGGAGGAACTGAACGAGGCGTGGCAGCGCTTGAAGCAGCTGGCCATATTGCGCCAGGAAAAGCTGTTCGGGGCGCACGAAATCCAGCGTTTCAACCGCGATGCGGATGAGACGGTTGCGTGGATCGCTGAGAAGGATGTCGTGCTGTCGTCCGACGATTACGGGCGCGATCTGGCCAGCGTCCAAGCGCTGCAGCGCAAGCACGAAGGTGTGGAGCGTGATCTGGCGGCGCTCGAGGACAAGGTGGCCGCACTCGGTACCGAGGCCGGCCGCCTGTGCAGCATACACGCCGATCACAGCGAACAGATTCGTGAGAAGCAAGCGGAGATTGCAGCGTACTGGCAATCGCTTACCGCGAAGGCTAAGGAGCGCAAGCAGAAACTCGACGAGTCCTACTTCTTGCACCGTTTCCTGGCCGATTTCCGCGATTTGGTGTCGTGGATCAATGGCATGAAGGCGATTATTTCTGCGGACGAGCTGGCCAAGGATGTGGCCGGTGCGGAGGCACTGCTCGAACGTCATCAAGAGCATCGGGGTGAGATTGATGCGCGTGTGGACAGTTTCAAGCTGACGACGGAGGCTGGCCGGCAGCTGCTAGACCGTGAGCACTATGCTGCGGCCGAGGTGCAGGAGAAGCTGGCTGCGCTGGAAAGCGATAAGGGATCGCTGCTGGTTTTGTGGGAGGATCGCCGCATCCTGTACGAGCAGTGCATGGATCTGCAGCTGTTCTACCGCGATACCGAGCAGGCCGACACGTGGATGGCGAAGCAGGAAGCGTTCCTGGCGAACGAGGATCTGGGCGATACGCTGGACTCGGTCGAGGCATTGATCAAGAAGCACGAAGATTTCGAGAAGAGTTTGGCCGCACAGGAAGAAAAGATCAAGGCGTTGGATGTGTTCGCGACGAAGCTGATCGACGGTCAGCACTATGCGGCGGATGATGTTGCGCAACGTCGTGCAATGCTTTTGGCGCGCCGTTCCGCACTGCAGGAGAAGTCTTCTGTGCGTCAGCGCCTGCTGGAGGATTCGAACGCACTGCAGCAGTTCGAGCGCGACTGCGACGAAACGAAGGGTTGGATCAGTGAGAAGCTAAAGTTCGCGACGGACGATAGCTATCTGGATCCGACCAATCTGAACGGTAAGGTGCAGAAGCACACGAACTTCGAGCATGAGCTGACGGTGAACAAGAGCCGAATTGAGGATATCACCGCAACGGGTCAGAAGCTGTCGGAGAACGAGCACTACGCTGCTGACAAGGTGAACGCTCGCATGCAGGAAATTGTGACGCTGTGGGAATCGCTCGTACGCGCTTCGGACAAGAAGGGTTGCAAGTTGCAGGAAGCgtcgcaacagcagcagtttaACCGGACGGTGGAGGATATCGAGCTGTGGCTGAGCGAAGTCGAGGGCCAGCTGCTGTCGGAAGACTACGGCAAGGATCTGACCAGTGTGCAGAATCTGCAGAAAAAGCAGGCTCTCCTGGAAGCCGACGTAATGGCGCATCAGGATCGTATCGAGGGCATTAAGGTGGCCGCGAACAAGTTTGTCGAGAGCGGTCATTTTGATGCGGATAACATCCGCGCCAAGGAAGCGGCACTGTCGAAGCGTTATGCTGCACTGGCGGAACCGATGGCGATTCGTAAGCAGCGTCTGCTGGATTCGCTGCAGGTGCAGCAACTGTTTCGTGACTTGGAAGACGAGGCAGCATGGATTCGTGAGAAGGAACCGGTGGCAGCTTCGACCAACCGTGGCCGTGACTTGATTGGTGTGCAGAATCTTATCAAGAAGCATCAGGCCGTGTTGGCGGAAATCAACAATCACGAGAGCCGATGCGCTGGGGTTATTTCTAACGGGGAGCAGATGCTGAACGAACAACCGACGGCGAGCGAAGAAATTAAGCTGCGGCTGGACGCTCTGAAGGATCAGTGGAACTCGCTGAAGGAGAAATCCAATCAACGCAAACAAGATTTGGAGGATTCGCTGCAGGCACACCAGTACTTTGCCGATGCGAACGAAGCCGAATCGTGGATGCGCGAGAAAGAGCCAATCGTGTCGAACCAGGACTATGGTAAGGATGAGGACTCTTCGGAGGCATTGCTGAAGAAGCATGAAGCGTTGGTATCGGATCTGGAAGCGTTCGGCAACACGATCCAGGCGTTGCAGGAGCAAGCGAAGAACTGTCGCCAGCAGGAAACACCGGTCGTTGATATCACAGGCAAGGAGTGCGTAATGGCACTGTACGACTACACGGAAAAGTCGCCGCGCGAAGTGTCGATGAAGAAGAACGACGTGCTGACGCTGCTTAACTCCAACAACAAGGACTGGTGGAAGGTCGAGGTGAACGATCGTCAGGGTTTCGTACCGGCTGCTTACATCAAAAAGATTGATCCCGGACTAAGCGCTAGCCAGCAAAATCTGATCGATGGACACTCGATCGCGAAGCGTCAAATGCAGATCAACAGCCAGTACGACAATTTGCTTGCGCTGGCTCGTGAACGTCAGAACAAGCTGAATGAAACGGTGAAGGCGTACGTGCTGGTACGCGAAGCAGCCGATCTTGCCGCTTGGATCAAGGACAAGGAAAGCCACGCTCAGATCAAGGATGTTGGTGAGGATCTGGAGGAGGTTGAGGTACTGCAAAAGAAGTTCGACGACTTCAACGACGATCTGAAGGCGAATGAGGTTCGTTTGGCGAAGTTGAATGAAATCGCCATCCAGCTGACCTCGCTGGGACAAACCGAGGCCGCCCTCAAGATCAAAACCCAAATCCAAACGCTAAACGAAGAGTGGGCCACACTGCAGACGATCACGCAGGAACGTGCCAGCCAGCTTGGCTCGGCGCACGAAGTGCAGCGTTTCCACCGTGACGTTGACGAAACGAAGGACTGGATTGCGGAGAAGGAGAACGCGTTGAACAACGATGAGCTGGGTAAGGATCTACGTGGAGTCCAGACGCTGCAGCGCAAGCACGAAGGTTTGGAGCGTGATCTGGCCGCTCTGCAGGACAAGATCCGTCAGCTGGACGAGACAGCAAACCGTTTGATGCAGTCGCATCCGGACACGGCTGAGCAGACGTACGCCAAGCAGAAGGAGATCAACGAAGAATGGCAGCAGGTAGTGACGAAGGCACAGCAGCGCAAGGAGAAGCTGCTTGATTCGTACGATCTGCAGCGCTTCTTGAGCGACTACCGTGATCTGTCTGCGTGGATCAGCTCGATGATGGGATTGGTGACGTCCGAAGAGCTGGCTAACGATGTAACCGGAGCGGAAGCGTTAATTGAACGTCATCAG GAACATCGCACGGAAGTGGACGCACGAGCCGGTACGTTCTCCGCGTTCGAACAGTTCGGCAACGAGCTGCTGCAAGCCAACCATTATGCGGCACCTGAAATTCAGGAAAAGATCGAAAATCTTGCCAAGGCCCGGGAAGAGTTGGAGCGTGCCTGGACGGCACGTCGTCTGCAGCTCGACCAGAATCTGGATTTGCAGCTGTATCTACGTGACTGTGAGCAGGCTGAAAACTGGATGAGCGCTCGCGAGGCCTTCCTGAACGCAGAAGAGGTTGATTCGAAGGGCGACAACGTGGAGGCGCTGATCAAAAAGCACGAGGACTTCGATAAGGCGATCAACGGACATGAGGAGAAGATCGGTGCGCTGCAGGTGTTGGCCGATCAACTGATTGCCCAGGAGCACTACGCTGGTAGGCTGATCGATGCCAAGCGGCAGGAAGTGCTAGATCGCTGGCGTCATCTGAAGGAGGATCTGATTGAGAAGCGTTCGCGGTTGGGCGATGAGCAGACGCTGCAACAGTTCTCGCGTGATGCGGATGAGATCGAGAACTGGATCGCCGAGAAGCTGCAGCTGGCAACGGAGGAAAGCTACAAGGATCCGGCAAACATTCAATCGAAGCACCAGAAGCACCAGGCATTCGAAGCGGAGTTGGCAGCCAATGCCGACCGTATCTCGAGTGTACTCGCGATGGGTAGCAACTTGATCGATCGTAACCAGTGCAGCGGATCGGAAGAGGCGGTGCAGAAGCGTCTGACCCAGATCGCTGACCAGTGGGAGTATCTAACACAGAAAACGACCGAAAAGTCGCTGAAGCTGAAGGaagcgaacaagcagcgcacGTACATTGCTGCGGTGAAGGATTTGGACTTCTGGTTGGGTGAGGTTGAGAGTCTGTTGACTTCCGAGGATGCTGGCAAGGATTTGGCTTCGGTGCAGAACCTAATGAAGAAACATCAGCTGGTTGAGGCCGACATTCATGCGCACGAAGATCGTATTAAGGACATGAATAGCCAGGCGGACTCGTTGGTTGAGAGTGGTCAGTTTGATAGTGCGGGCATTCAGGAGAAACGTCAATCGATTAATGAACGGTACGAGCGCATCCGGAATCTGGCTGCCCATCGACAGGCTCGGCTGAACGAGGCAAACACGCTGCACCAATTCTTCCGCGACATTGCGGATGAGGAGAGTTGGATTAAGGAGAAGAAGCTGCTGGTCGGATCGGATGATTATGGTCGCGATTTGACCGGCGTGCAGAATCTGAAGAAGAAGCACAAGCGTCTGGAAGCTGAACTTGCCTCTCATGAGCCTGCCATCCAGGCGGTGCAGGAAGCGGGCGAGAAGTTGATGGATGTTTCGAATCTGGGCGTGCCGGAGATTGAACAGCGTCTGAAGGCGCTAAATCAGGCGTGGACTGAGCTGAAGGGATTGGCAGCTACTCGTGGCCAGAAGTTGGATGAGTCGCTTATCTATCAGCAGTTCCTGGCGAAGGTTGAGGAAGAGGAGGCCTGGATTACGGAGAAGCAGCAGCTGCTATCGGTCGAAGATTATGGCGATTCGATGGCGGCCGTGCAGGGTCTGATGAAAAAGCACGATGCGTTTGAGACGGACTTTGCCGCGCATCGAGACCGTTGCTCGGATATCCGTGACCATGGTCAGACGCTGGTGACAAACAATAATCATCACGGCGATAGTATCTCGCAACGCTGCGTCCAGCTGGACAAGAAGCTGGAGAACCTGCAGGCTTTGGCGACTCGTCGCAAGACGGCGCTGATGGATAACTTTGCGTATCTTCAGTTCATGTGGAAGGCGGATGTGGTAGAAAGCTGGATCGCGGATAAGGAGAATCACGTCAAGTCGGAAGAGTTTGGACGTGATTTGTCGACCGTTCAAACGCTGCTCACCAAGCAGGAGACATTCGATGCAG GTCTCTCGGCGTTTGAACAGGAGGGCATCCATAACATCACGGCGCTCAAGGATCAACTGATCAGCGCAAATCACGCCCAGTCGGCCGCGATTCTCAAGCGTCACGAGGACGTGCTGACCCGCTGGCAAAAGCTGCGTGCTGATTCGGAGTCTCGCAAGTACCGCCTGCTGAACATGCAGGATCAGTTCCGTCAGATCGAGGATCTGTACCTTACGTTCGCCAAGAAGGCTTCCGCTTTCAACTCGTGGTTCGAAAACGCCGAAGAGGATCTCACGGATCCGGTGCGTTGTAACTCGATCGAAGAGATCAAGGCGTTGCGTGAGGCTCACGCCGCTTTCCAAGCCTCGCTATCCTCTGCCCAGGTCGACTTCCAAGCTTTGGCTGCGCTGGACCAAAAGATCAAGAGCTTTAACGTCGGACCTAACCCGTACACCTGGTTCACGATGGAAGCGCTCGAGGATACTTGGCGCAATCTGCAAAAGATCATCGAGGAGCGTGATGCCGAGCTGGCCAAGGAAGTGCATCGTCAAGAGGAGAACGACAAGCTTCGCAAGGAGTTTGCCAAGCACGCTAATCTTTTCCACCAGTGGCTGACGGAGACAAG ATACAACATTCTTGGTTGGGATAAAAATGG AACGTCGCTCATGGATGGATCGGGATCGCTGGAAGAACAATTCGAAGCGCTCTGTCATAAGGCCAACGAAATCCGTGCACGTCGTGGTGATCTGAAGAAGATCGAGGAGTTAGGTGCAACGCTCGAGGAACATTTGATTCTGGACAATCGCTACACGGAACACTCAACGGTTGGGCTAGCACAGCAGTGGGATCAGCTCGATCAACTGGCGATGCGCATGCAGCACAACCTAAAACAACAGATTCAAGCCCGCAACCAGTCCGGTGTATCTGAGGACTCGCTGAAGGAATTCTCGATGATGTTCAAACACTTCGACAAGGACAAGAGTGGCAAGCTGAACCACCAGGAATTCAAGTCCTGCCTGCGTGCACTCGGGTACGATCTGCCAATGGTGGAAGAGGGCCAACCAGACCCAGAGTTCGAGGAAATCCTGAACGTGGTCGACCCGAACCGGGATGGACAGGTATCGTTGCAGGAGTACATCGCCTTCATGATCTCGAAGGAAACGGAGAACGTGCAAAGCTTCGAAGAGATCGAGAATGCGTTCCGCGCAATTACAGCTTCCGATCCCCGCCCTCGTCCATACGTCACCAAGGAGGAACTTTATTCC AACCTCACCAAAGACATGGCGGACTATTGTGTGCAGCGCATGAAACCGTACAACGACCCGAAGACCGGTCATCCAATTACCGGTGCCTTGGATTACGTGGAGTTCACTAGAACTTTATTCCAAAACTAA